A genomic window from Bacillota bacterium includes:
- a CDS encoding BMP family protein, whose product MMRRFGLVLLALALVAGLLAGCGGGSKPAGGTKMKIALVLPGSINDAGWNAAAYKGLMKMKDNGTADVAFSEKVAQADIETALRDYAAKGYQLVFGHGFEFGDPVKKVAPDFPKTYFICINGGVNGANFASMRFANWETDYILGVLAAKMTKSNKLGAVGAHQISSIVRPIEAFKAGAKSVNPNIKVSATYIGSWEDVNKAKEAALALIDSGCDFIHVNADAAAHGAYEACKSRNVLCIGNTNDQNHLAPTVMITSSLRNVDRMFELAVDMVKNNKFEGKVFLYGLKDNAVGWASFHDLDSKVSKEVKDLMEKTKKDIIDGKIQVPVLDKPTPE is encoded by the coding sequence ATGATGCGGAGGTTTGGTCTTGTTTTGCTCGCCCTGGCACTTGTGGCCGGGCTCCTGGCCGGGTGCGGTGGGGGCTCCAAGCCGGCCGGCGGGACCAAGATGAAGATCGCGCTCGTGCTGCCCGGCTCGATAAACGACGCGGGCTGGAACGCCGCGGCGTACAAGGGTCTCATGAAAATGAAGGACAACGGCACGGCCGACGTCGCGTTCTCGGAGAAGGTCGCGCAGGCGGACATCGAAACGGCCCTGAGGGACTACGCGGCCAAGGGGTACCAGCTCGTGTTCGGGCATGGTTTTGAGTTCGGCGACCCGGTAAAGAAGGTCGCCCCGGATTTCCCGAAGACCTATTTCATCTGCATCAACGGCGGCGTCAACGGCGCCAACTTCGCGTCGATGAGGTTCGCCAACTGGGAAACCGACTACATCCTCGGCGTACTGGCGGCGAAGATGACGAAGAGCAACAAGCTCGGCGCGGTCGGCGCGCACCAGATCTCGTCGATCGTCCGGCCCATCGAGGCCTTCAAGGCCGGGGCCAAGTCAGTCAATCCGAACATCAAGGTCAGCGCCACCTACATCGGTAGCTGGGAGGACGTCAACAAGGCGAAAGAAGCCGCCCTGGCGCTCATCGACAGCGGGTGCGACTTCATCCACGTCAACGCCGACGCGGCCGCGCACGGCGCGTACGAAGCGTGCAAGTCGCGCAACGTACTCTGTATCGGCAACACCAACGACCAGAACCACCTGGCGCCGACGGTCATGATCACGTCGAGCCTCAGGAACGTGGACAGGATGTTCGAACTCGCCGTCGACATGGTGAAGAACAACAAGTTCGAGGGCAAGGTATTCCTTTACGGCCTCAAGGACAACGCGGTCGGCTGGGCGTCGTTCCACGACCTCGACAGCAAGGTTTCGAAAGAGGTCAAGGACCTGATGGAGAAGACCAAGAAAGACATCATCGACGGCAAGATCCAGGTGCCGGTGCTCGATAAGCCGACGCCCGAGTGA
- a CDS encoding ABC transporter permease gives MNLGLLLTMAFWQMLCLATVRMSVPILLSAVGGVYSERSGVVNLGLEGTMLAGCLAGVLGSHYLGSPWLGMMAAIVAGLVTALVFAFVTVTLAVNQVLAGTALNFLCTGLTGFFFRAIFGITTSPVKVPAFKVMPVPLLSGIPFAGPVFFTHVPLVYIAYLILPVAQFVLYRTRLGLKIRAAGEHPRALDTVGVNVFAVRYLCLLVCGALSAMGGAVLSLGELNMFAEEMTAGRGFMAMAAVVLGKWTPFGALGAAILFGFAEAIQLRVQALGFRIPPEFPLMLPYVLTMVTLAGLIGRASAPAAGGRPYVKGEK, from the coding sequence ATGAACCTCGGCCTTCTCCTGACGATGGCGTTCTGGCAGATGCTGTGCCTGGCCACCGTAAGGATGTCGGTCCCGATTCTACTCTCCGCGGTGGGCGGCGTCTACTCGGAGCGGTCGGGGGTCGTGAACCTCGGTCTCGAGGGGACCATGCTCGCCGGGTGCCTCGCGGGTGTACTCGGCTCGCACTATCTCGGCAGCCCCTGGCTCGGGATGATGGCCGCCATCGTTGCGGGGCTGGTCACTGCGCTGGTCTTTGCGTTCGTCACGGTGACTCTTGCGGTCAACCAGGTCCTGGCCGGGACTGCCCTGAACTTCCTGTGCACAGGCCTGACGGGGTTCTTCTTTCGCGCGATTTTCGGGATAACGACGTCCCCGGTGAAGGTCCCCGCGTTCAAGGTAATGCCCGTGCCTCTGTTGAGCGGCATACCGTTCGCCGGTCCCGTGTTCTTCACCCACGTGCCGCTGGTCTACATCGCCTATCTCATCCTGCCCGTGGCGCAGTTCGTGCTGTACCGCACCAGGCTCGGGCTGAAGATAAGGGCCGCTGGCGAGCACCCCCGCGCGCTCGACACGGTTGGTGTGAACGTTTTCGCGGTGAGATACCTGTGCCTTCTTGTGTGCGGCGCGCTGTCCGCCATGGGAGGAGCCGTGCTTTCGCTGGGTGAGCTCAACATGTTCGCCGAGGAGATGACCGCCGGCAGGGGGTTCATGGCGATGGCGGCCGTCGTGCTCGGCAAGTGGACGCCATTCGGGGCGCTGGGTGCCGCCATACTCTTCGGTTTCGCGGAGGCCATCCAGCTCCGCGTGCAGGCGCTCGGGTTCAGGATCCCGCCCGAGTTCCCGCTCATGCTGCCCTACGTCCTGACCATGGTCACCCTGGCGGGGCTCATCGGCCGCGCGAGCGCACCCGCTGCCGGCGGGCGGCCGTACGTCAAGGGTGAGAAATAG
- a CDS encoding ABC transporter permease: MSPKAIVLQDTRQALRRTAQSLTVPVLSVLASFVVGGLLIASIRVNPFGAYWSLFQGAFGGAYSFGDSLVKMTPLIFTGLSVAFARRCGMLSIGAEGQLYAGAVGATIVALQLGNSSPWVAQPLAIIAGFIGGGIIGAIPGWLRARLGVSEIINTIMLNYIAVYSTTYLLNHSLQEEAGMFPQSPEFGPAMRLPLLVKGTRLHLGFILALLAAYAVYVILWKTTLGYQIRAVGLNAEAARYGGIDVGRNMVVAMFISGGLAGLAGAVEVIGVHQRLIEYFAGGVGYNGVAVALLGQSTPQGVVASAFLFGALRTGANQMQRSHGVPITIVYVIQGLVVMFVVAAYNLKYITRRLNSILPRPTAARVERRDAA; this comes from the coding sequence TTGTCACCGAAGGCGATTGTACTCCAGGACACCCGCCAGGCGCTGAGGCGCACGGCGCAATCCCTGACAGTGCCCGTGCTGTCCGTCCTGGCGTCGTTCGTGGTCGGGGGGCTGCTCATAGCCTCGATAAGGGTCAACCCGTTCGGCGCTTACTGGTCGTTGTTCCAGGGGGCGTTCGGTGGCGCGTATTCGTTCGGCGACAGCCTGGTCAAGATGACACCCCTCATATTCACGGGGCTATCAGTGGCGTTCGCCAGGCGATGCGGAATGCTCAGCATCGGTGCGGAAGGGCAGCTATACGCGGGGGCGGTGGGAGCCACCATCGTCGCGCTGCAGTTAGGAAATTCCTCGCCCTGGGTCGCCCAGCCGCTGGCCATCATCGCCGGTTTCATAGGCGGCGGCATCATCGGCGCGATCCCCGGCTGGCTCAGGGCGCGCCTCGGCGTCAGCGAGATCATCAACACCATAATGCTCAACTACATCGCGGTGTACAGCACAACGTACCTGCTCAACCACTCACTCCAGGAAGAGGCCGGGATGTTCCCACAGAGCCCCGAGTTCGGACCGGCCATGAGGCTGCCCCTCCTGGTCAAGGGCACAAGGCTTCACCTGGGGTTCATCCTCGCCCTCCTCGCCGCGTACGCGGTCTACGTCATCCTGTGGAAGACCACCCTGGGATACCAGATCAGGGCCGTGGGCCTGAACGCCGAGGCAGCCAGGTACGGCGGGATAGACGTCGGGCGGAACATGGTTGTCGCCATGTTCATCTCGGGCGGCCTGGCCGGCCTCGCGGGCGCGGTCGAGGTGATCGGCGTACACCAGAGACTCATCGAGTATTTCGCCGGCGGGGTCGGGTACAACGGGGTGGCGGTCGCCCTCCTCGGGCAGAGCACACCGCAGGGCGTGGTGGCCTCGGCCTTCCTGTTCGGCGCGTTGCGTACGGGCGCGAACCAGATGCAGCGCAGTCACGGGGTCCCGATAACCATCGTTTACGTCATACAGGGCCTCGTGGTGATGTTCGTCGTGGCGGCCTACAACCTCAAGTACATCACCAGGAGGCTGAACTCGATCCTTCCGAGACCCACCGCGGCGCGGGTTGAAAGGAGGGACGCGGCATGA
- a CDS encoding amidohydrolase yields MTELIIKNATVVTMGAQRRVIDPADVIVRDGVIAAIVPALVAPGAAQGLADGALACDALTAPTAAEPRGGRRVIDAGGDVLFPGLINTHAHLFQSLLKGIGSDRRLETWWHDVIKPAAVNLELEDVRYSALAGCVEALLCGTTTIVDFMYANRRPEFCDAVMDGMSETGVRSVFARGFRNTGADRGFPPELIEDTSFVFGEVERLKSRAAGMNRMDVWIAPTAIWGLTQDALKEVRRFADSSGTRITMHTFETGTDDAVCLERYGTRAVDVMDGARLFGPDFLAVHCVKCDRYTIDILARRGAGVSHNPASNMYLASGAAPVRDMLDSGVTVCLGTDGAASNNSMNMIETMKLATLLQRIASCDSVALTAWDALEMATTGAARAIGMAEVTGSIEVGKRADMFLMKRSAPSTSPVHDPAASLVFSASPGAVRHVFVGGEPVVWEGRVTKVDAERVYRRFDRLALDLALRSGLAPVGGTTPDHAAKG; encoded by the coding sequence GTGACAGAGCTGATCATCAAGAACGCAACGGTCGTGACGATGGGCGCGCAGCGCCGGGTTATAGACCCGGCCGACGTGATCGTCCGAGACGGAGTCATTGCGGCGATCGTCCCTGCGCTGGTGGCGCCCGGTGCAGCACAGGGTCTGGCGGACGGCGCTCTTGCCTGTGACGCGCTCACCGCTCCTACCGCCGCAGAGCCGCGCGGCGGGCGCAGGGTCATCGACGCGGGCGGGGACGTGCTATTTCCCGGCCTCATCAACACGCACGCGCACCTGTTCCAGAGCCTCCTCAAGGGGATTGGCAGCGACAGGCGGCTGGAGACCTGGTGGCACGACGTCATCAAACCGGCCGCGGTTAATCTCGAATTGGAGGACGTGAGGTACTCGGCCCTGGCGGGGTGCGTCGAGGCGCTCCTGTGCGGGACGACCACGATAGTTGATTTCATGTACGCCAACAGGCGGCCGGAGTTCTGCGACGCGGTGATGGACGGCATGTCGGAGACGGGCGTGAGGTCGGTGTTCGCGCGTGGGTTCAGGAACACGGGGGCCGACAGGGGGTTCCCGCCGGAGCTCATCGAGGACACCTCGTTCGTGTTCGGCGAGGTTGAACGCCTGAAGTCGCGGGCCGCCGGCATGAACCGCATGGACGTATGGATTGCGCCCACGGCGATATGGGGGCTCACGCAGGACGCGCTCAAGGAGGTCCGCCGTTTCGCGGATTCATCCGGGACCCGCATCACGATGCATACGTTCGAGACGGGGACCGACGACGCCGTGTGCCTCGAGCGGTACGGCACGCGCGCCGTTGACGTCATGGACGGGGCGCGCCTGTTCGGCCCCGATTTCCTTGCCGTCCACTGCGTTAAATGCGACCGCTATACCATCGACATCCTTGCCCGCCGCGGCGCGGGAGTCTCGCATAACCCCGCGTCGAACATGTACCTGGCCTCCGGCGCCGCGCCGGTGCGGGACATGCTGGATTCCGGCGTGACAGTGTGCCTGGGTACGGACGGGGCGGCGAGCAACAACAGCATGAACATGATCGAGACGATGAAACTCGCGACGCTGTTGCAGAGGATCGCCTCGTGCGACTCCGTAGCGCTGACGGCGTGGGACGCGCTGGAAATGGCGACTACCGGGGCGGCGCGCGCCATCGGAATGGCGGAGGTCACCGGCTCGATCGAGGTGGGGAAGAGGGCGGACATGTTCCTGATGAAGAGGTCGGCACCAAGCACGTCACCCGTGCACGACCCGGCGGCGTCGCTCGTGTTTTCCGCCTCGCCCGGCGCGGTGCGGCACGTGTTCGTCGGCGGCGAGCCGGTGGTGTGGGAGGGTCGCGTCACGAAGGTCGACGCGGAGCGAGTGTACCGCCGGTTCGACCGGTTGGCGCTCGACCTGGCCCTGCGGTCGGGACTCGCGCCCGTGGGCGGGACAACCCCCGACCATGCAGCGAAAGGGTGA
- a CDS encoding FAD-binding oxidoreductase: MDVVIIGAGIVGSGVAYYLAREGLSAVVIEERFPCAGATGACNGGLSYIGKAADLIEQSRASLEMYRDLERDLGCDVELDQGRGLIYVAEDEAGLDSLERVAGDCAEHGLHAVMLDRKGVAAREPLIDHSRCAGGLTGYSGLEGLVNPFLVTHGFLTAARRLGARLITGLRADSLLLAGKRVEGLSAGGVEIRAGNVVDCAGIHAGRVAAPRVSFPITPRRGVVIVTEPSPTSASSNILSAGYLSAEKAPASPGVLIGLAIEQAAPGNFIIGSSREFAGENRGCPPHIMEAVARNAVRYVPYLRHLSAIRVFAGLRPYTPDGMPVIGPVEGMEGYFVASGLEGSGITMGPWVSRRISDMVLGKDPADVRRFSPSRFRGLSSPVTAAGGVP; this comes from the coding sequence GTGGACGTAGTCATAATCGGAGCAGGGATCGTGGGGAGCGGGGTCGCTTACTACCTGGCCAGAGAGGGGCTCAGCGCCGTCGTGATCGAGGAGCGCTTTCCATGCGCAGGAGCGACCGGTGCCTGCAACGGCGGGCTGAGCTACATCGGCAAAGCGGCGGACCTGATTGAGCAGTCCCGCGCAAGTCTGGAGATGTACCGCGACCTGGAGAGGGATCTCGGGTGTGACGTGGAGCTCGACCAGGGTCGCGGTCTCATTTACGTGGCAGAAGACGAGGCCGGCCTTGACTCGCTCGAGAGGGTTGCAGGCGATTGCGCCGAACATGGTCTTCACGCTGTCATGCTGGACCGTAAAGGGGTTGCGGCGCGGGAGCCGCTCATCGACCACAGCCGCTGCGCGGGTGGCCTCACGGGGTACTCGGGGCTGGAGGGGCTGGTAAACCCGTTCCTGGTCACGCATGGGTTCCTTACGGCGGCCCGCCGGCTTGGGGCCAGGCTCATCACCGGCCTGAGGGCAGACTCGCTCTTGCTCGCGGGAAAGAGGGTCGAAGGGCTATCCGCGGGGGGCGTCGAGATCCGCGCAGGCAACGTCGTCGACTGCGCCGGGATTCATGCGGGACGCGTCGCCGCTCCGCGGGTGTCGTTCCCCATAACCCCGAGGAGGGGCGTGGTAATCGTAACGGAGCCAAGCCCCACGAGCGCCTCGTCGAACATCCTTTCGGCGGGGTATCTTTCGGCCGAGAAGGCCCCGGCCAGCCCCGGCGTCCTCATCGGGCTTGCGATCGAGCAAGCAGCTCCCGGCAACTTCATCATCGGGAGCTCCAGGGAATTCGCAGGCGAGAACCGCGGTTGCCCCCCGCACATCATGGAGGCCGTAGCCAGGAACGCGGTGAGGTACGTGCCGTACCTTAGACACCTCAGCGCAATCAGGGTTTTCGCCGGCCTCAGGCCGTACACGCCTGACGGGATGCCCGTGATCGGGCCGGTCGAGGGCATGGAAGGCTACTTCGTGGCATCGGGGCTCGAGGGGTCAGGGATAACGATGGGACCCTGGGTCAGCCGGCGCATATCGGACATGGTTCTCGGCAAGGACCCCGCGGACGTGAGGCGGTTCTCGCCGTCGAGGTTCCGCGGGCTATCGTCGCCGGTGACGGCAGCCGGAGGAGTACCGTGA
- a CDS encoding GntR family transcriptional regulator, giving the protein MARPLYTKTAEQMISLLTTRPGVCEGNMLPPEDALAEMLDVGRSTVREALRSLEEKGIITKRQGVGNLVHSSVLRVRSVVDARVSFMDIIAATGRSPSASPLMPAGEENAPDVASMLGLEAGVPLPVFTRLHYGDGIPAIFCKNYVPAWMAQQALPQALQGSIFEFLRLAAGCELSHTLARIGAASTEEGVRALNLTEGTPLVIWEETHFSVDDRPLAVTKALMNPDLVSLIFLRKAY; this is encoded by the coding sequence GTGGCGAGGCCGCTATATACCAAGACAGCCGAACAGATGATTTCGCTGCTCACGACCCGCCCGGGCGTGTGCGAAGGAAACATGCTTCCCCCTGAAGACGCGCTCGCGGAAATGCTGGACGTCGGCAGGAGCACGGTCCGAGAAGCGTTGCGGTCCCTCGAGGAGAAGGGGATCATCACCAAACGCCAGGGCGTCGGCAACCTTGTCCACTCGAGCGTACTCAGGGTCAGGTCGGTGGTAGACGCCCGCGTCAGTTTCATGGACATCATCGCGGCCACGGGCCGTTCGCCCTCGGCCTCCCCGCTGATGCCCGCCGGCGAGGAGAATGCCCCCGACGTAGCGTCCATGCTCGGCCTCGAAGCCGGTGTGCCGCTTCCGGTCTTCACCAGGCTCCACTACGGTGATGGGATACCGGCCATTTTCTGCAAGAACTACGTGCCTGCCTGGATGGCGCAACAGGCGCTACCGCAAGCGCTGCAGGGTTCCATATTCGAGTTTCTCCGCCTGGCAGCGGGGTGCGAGCTCAGCCATACCCTCGCGAGGATCGGGGCCGCCTCAACGGAGGAGGGGGTCCGAGCCCTCAACCTCACCGAGGGCACACCCCTCGTGATCTGGGAGGAGACGCATTTCAGCGTTGACGACAGACCACTTGCGGTTACGAAGGCCCTGATGAATCCGGACCTCGTGAGTTTAATATTTCTGAGAAAAGCGTATTGA
- a CDS encoding ABC transporter permease: MSIRQERVSRTPGARFRHVFTREGLSENAVPLLFFILCTFGVALCGKSPQFLIQEIITRLGRNTFTVMSLTIPVVAGLGLNFGIVLGAMAGQTGLFIVTHLKVPGIAGLLSAVAISIPLAVALGLLAASVLNRARGHEMIAGMILGFFMNGVYQFVYLFLCGTVFPIRNPDLVLPQGFGLRNTVELKYMKYALDNLLAIVPGGILIPVVTFAVIAATGWAITALYRTKLGQDFRAVGQNMHIAEVSGINVDRTRTIALVLSTVLASTGHIIFLQNVGTINTYNSHEQVGMFAIAALLVGGATVVKATVGQAVVGTLLFHLLFIVSPYAGQRLMGNPQVGEYFRVFVAYAVIGVVLFLHALERARQASAAARR; encoded by the coding sequence ATGAGTATCAGGCAAGAAAGGGTCTCACGCACACCGGGAGCGCGTTTCCGGCACGTGTTTACCCGCGAGGGGCTCTCGGAGAACGCCGTGCCGCTCCTGTTCTTCATCCTGTGCACGTTCGGTGTCGCGCTCTGCGGGAAATCACCGCAATTCCTCATCCAGGAGATCATTACCAGGCTTGGAAGGAACACGTTCACGGTGATGTCGCTGACCATCCCGGTGGTCGCCGGGTTGGGTCTGAATTTCGGGATCGTGCTGGGGGCAATGGCCGGGCAGACCGGTCTGTTTATCGTGACGCATCTGAAGGTGCCGGGGATAGCGGGGTTACTCTCCGCGGTCGCAATCTCTATTCCGCTGGCTGTGGCGCTCGGGCTGCTAGCCGCGTCGGTCCTCAACAGGGCGAGGGGGCACGAGATGATCGCGGGCATGATACTCGGCTTCTTCATGAACGGGGTCTACCAGTTCGTGTACCTGTTCCTGTGCGGGACCGTGTTCCCCATAAGGAACCCGGATCTGGTTCTCCCCCAGGGCTTTGGCTTGAGGAATACCGTGGAGCTCAAGTATATGAAGTACGCCCTGGATAACCTGTTGGCGATTGTCCCGGGCGGGATCCTGATACCGGTGGTCACGTTTGCCGTGATAGCGGCCACGGGCTGGGCGATAACGGCCCTTTACCGTACCAAGTTGGGCCAGGACTTCAGAGCGGTTGGACAGAACATGCATATCGCCGAAGTGTCCGGCATCAACGTGGACAGGACCCGCACAATAGCCCTCGTGCTCTCGACGGTGTTGGCCTCGACCGGGCACATTATCTTCCTCCAGAACGTGGGGACGATCAACACATACAACAGTCACGAGCAGGTGGGGATGTTCGCGATCGCCGCTCTCCTGGTAGGCGGCGCGACCGTGGTCAAGGCCACCGTCGGCCAGGCGGTTGTCGGGACACTGCTCTTCCACTTACTCTTTATCGTGTCTCCGTACGCGGGGCAGCGCCTGATGGGGAATCCCCAGGTAGGTGAGTATTTCCGCGTCTTTGTGGCCTACGCCGTGATCGGAGTGGTACTCTTCCTGCACGCCCTGGAACGCGCGAGGCAGGCGTCGGCCGCGGCGCGGCGGTAG
- a CDS encoding ABC transporter permease, with the protein MLARAALSLRSLGAARLVIAGFLLLIFILAGIKGLPIPMLISNSLTRAGMNGLLVLAMVPSIQAGLGMNFGLPVGVICGLLGLVLAFEWNLIGFAGFFVALFIGCVVGTVVGYVYGNLLNRVKGQEMMVGTYAGFSIVAGMCMFWVMAPFHNPKMIFVVGGQGLRVTFAIDENFGHVLDNLFRLKAGGFEIPLGLLGFFAMACLLMWVFLRTPRGIAMRVAGSNPAFAAACGIDVDKARLMGSILSTVLGAAGIVVYAQSLGFIQLYTAPLMMAFPAVASVLIGGASTQYATVLHAVVGVLLFQALLTTSLPVAQTLIQGDMSEVARIIISNGMILYALTRGRNGS; encoded by the coding sequence ATGCTGGCTAGAGCGGCCCTATCCCTCAGGAGCCTTGGGGCGGCGCGCCTCGTGATAGCCGGGTTTCTGTTGCTCATATTCATTCTCGCCGGTATCAAGGGCCTGCCTATCCCCATGTTAATCTCCAATTCTCTCACCAGGGCCGGTATGAACGGGCTACTTGTGCTGGCGATGGTTCCCAGCATTCAAGCGGGCCTTGGCATGAACTTCGGCCTTCCTGTCGGAGTAATCTGCGGGCTTCTCGGGCTGGTGCTCGCGTTCGAGTGGAACCTAATCGGGTTTGCGGGGTTCTTTGTTGCCCTCTTTATAGGGTGTGTCGTGGGTACCGTTGTGGGATATGTATATGGCAACCTGCTCAACCGCGTCAAAGGGCAGGAGATGATGGTTGGCACGTATGCGGGCTTCTCGATAGTCGCGGGGATGTGCATGTTCTGGGTGATGGCGCCGTTTCACAACCCGAAGATGATCTTCGTGGTCGGAGGGCAAGGCCTTCGAGTAACCTTCGCGATAGACGAGAACTTCGGTCACGTCCTCGACAACCTCTTCAGGTTGAAGGCCGGCGGGTTCGAGATCCCTCTGGGTCTTCTCGGGTTCTTCGCCATGGCGTGCCTGCTAATGTGGGTGTTCCTGCGGACACCCCGCGGTATCGCCATGCGTGTCGCCGGCAGTAACCCCGCTTTCGCGGCCGCTTGCGGCATTGACGTGGACAAAGCTCGCTTGATGGGATCGATCCTGTCCACGGTACTGGGCGCCGCGGGAATCGTGGTCTATGCGCAGAGCCTCGGGTTCATCCAGCTTTACACCGCGCCTCTCATGATGGCGTTTCCCGCCGTCGCGTCGGTCCTGATTGGAGGGGCGAGTACTCAGTACGCAACCGTCCTGCACGCTGTGGTGGGCGTGCTCCTTTTCCAGGCATTGCTAACCACATCGCTGCCTGTAGCACAGACTCTCATCCAGGGGGACATGTCCGAGGTGGCGAGGATAATCATCTCCAACGGCATGATCCTGTATGCCCTGACAAGGGGGCGGAACGGGTCATGA
- a CDS encoding sugar ABC transporter ATP-binding protein, translating to MGDDKVPSGPVLSLRGVQKEFYGNRVLKGIDLDVQEGEIHALVGENGAGKSTLMNIVFGMPVIHETGGFSGEVRFNGSKVDFRNPRDAMHAGIGMVHQEFMLIPGFTVTENIKLNRETTDPNILSRFLGKRMETLDIPSMRRDSRRALDRLELSIDEWLPVAGMPVGHMQFIEIAREIDKSRVALLVLDEPTAVLTEGEASNLLRAMKVISSSGIAILFITHRLDEVIEVSDTITVLRDGEVVGRMRGSEARVDQIAALMVGRSLGQMSRTGSGGRMEGVHVALRVRDLEVDMPGEMVRGVSFDVFKGEVFGIGGLAGHGKLGVANGIMGLQPARGEVEKDGVRIPLNHPLGALSAGLAFLSEDRRGVGLLLDEPVEDNIAVAAMQTQGRFLRRMGPLPIVMRDGAAVRAHASRMVSMLDIRCADTRQRVRQLSGGNQQKVCVAKALTLDPQVFLVSEPTRGIDVGAKERVLDELIHLNKEKGTTIVMTSSELNELRKVCDRIAIMHNGRISAILEPTASDTAFGLAMAGKELPHAG from the coding sequence ATGGGGGATGACAAAGTGCCGAGCGGTCCAGTCCTGTCTTTGAGGGGTGTTCAAAAGGAGTTTTACGGAAACAGGGTCCTCAAGGGCATAGACCTCGATGTTCAGGAGGGGGAGATACACGCCCTCGTAGGCGAAAACGGCGCCGGAAAATCCACGCTGATGAACATCGTCTTCGGAATGCCCGTAATCCATGAGACCGGCGGTTTTTCGGGGGAAGTCCGGTTCAATGGGTCCAAAGTGGACTTCAGGAACCCGAGGGACGCCATGCACGCCGGGATCGGTATGGTCCACCAGGAGTTCATGCTTATCCCGGGATTCACCGTAACCGAGAACATCAAGCTCAACCGCGAGACCACCGACCCCAACATCCTGAGCAGGTTTCTTGGCAAGCGGATGGAAACCCTGGACATCCCCTCCATGAGGAGGGACTCGAGGCGCGCTCTAGATAGGCTGGAACTCTCCATAGACGAGTGGTTACCGGTAGCAGGCATGCCCGTGGGGCACATGCAGTTCATCGAAATCGCCCGGGAAATAGACAAAAGCAGGGTCGCTCTCCTCGTGCTCGACGAACCCACCGCTGTCCTTACCGAGGGCGAAGCGTCTAACCTGCTGAGGGCGATGAAAGTAATCTCATCGTCGGGGATCGCCATTCTGTTCATCACCCACAGGCTCGACGAGGTTATCGAGGTTTCCGACACCATCACCGTCCTACGAGACGGCGAGGTGGTCGGCAGAATGCGCGGGAGCGAGGCAAGGGTCGACCAGATCGCGGCGCTCATGGTTGGCAGAAGCCTTGGGCAGATGTCGCGGACCGGAAGCGGGGGCAGGATGGAGGGCGTTCACGTGGCGCTCAGGGTCCGGGACCTTGAGGTGGATATGCCGGGCGAGATGGTGAGAGGGGTCTCTTTCGACGTGTTCAAGGGCGAGGTTTTCGGAATCGGGGGGCTGGCCGGTCACGGCAAACTGGGAGTGGCAAACGGCATCATGGGCCTGCAGCCAGCCCGCGGTGAGGTCGAAAAGGACGGCGTGCGGATTCCGCTCAACCACCCCCTCGGGGCTTTGAGCGCGGGCCTTGCGTTCCTGTCCGAGGACCGCCGGGGTGTCGGACTACTCCTCGATGAGCCGGTGGAAGACAACATTGCGGTGGCCGCAATGCAGACCCAGGGCAGGTTCCTGCGGCGCATGGGGCCTTTGCCGATCGTGATGAGGGACGGGGCCGCGGTGAGGGCCCATGCCTCCAGGATGGTGTCAATGCTCGACATCAGGTGCGCTGATACCAGGCAGAGGGTGCGCCAGCTCAGCGGCGGAAACCAGCAGAAGGTGTGCGTGGCGAAAGCGTTGACGCTCGACCCCCAGGTATTCCTGGTTTCCGAGCCCACGCGGGGGATTGACGTTGGGGCAAAGGAACGCGTCCTCGATGAATTGATCCACCTCAACAAGGAAAAGGGAACAACCATCGTCATGACGTCAAGCGAACTGAACGAGCTGAGGAAGGTTTGCGACCGGATCGCGATAATGCACAACGGTCGCATAAGCGCTATTCTAGAGCCTACGGCCTCCGATACGGCATTCGGGTTGGCGATGGCCGGAAAGGAGCTTCCACATGCTGGCTAG